CACTGCTTCGGACGGCTTTGTAATGCAGTTCCGTTATGATTTTTTCAGCATCCATTATTGTGGCTGGTGCAATGGTTTGAGCAAATCATTGACGGTTTTCACGGGATTGAAGGTCACCAACGGCACTTGTACGAAAACCGTAATCCACCTTGCCATCGCGCCGTTCCAGAGTCCGGGCAGTTCATACGCTTTTAATGGGCGGCCATTTTTATTTTTCTCCACGATGAAACCGCTGTTCTGATCAATAAATTGCAGCAGGTCGAATTTCTTTCCTTTATGATCCTTCAATCCGCAGACCAGGTCCACCGGATTGAAATGTGTGGCGCTTTTAAGGATTTCAAGTTGTGCAGGATTTTGCAGGTCAACTTGTGATGATTCCACAATTTGCAATGAAATAGTCCCTTTTTTATCCAACACCCAGAATGGGCCGCCTCCGGGTTCGCCTTCGTTTTTTACCATGCCACAGATGCGGATCGGGCGATTCAGGATTTCCTTTAGGTATTCCTGTTTGTTGTTTAATGTATATTTTTCGAAATCCTCTATAATATTAATGTTGAGTTTTTCTTTGGCGAAAGCAATGATTTCAGGAATGTCCTTTTCTCCCATATTTCCGGATTCCATCCTGTCAAGATACCCGTATATTTTTTGCTGGAGTTCAATCATCACGCCTGCCAGGGCTTTTTTATACAAGGCAATTTCCTCAATATGGTTTTGTATGACATTGTCGATATTCTTGATAAAGACAATATCGGCATCGAGAGAATTCAGGTTTTGGATCAAGGCTCCGTGTCCGCCCGGACGGAAAACCAACTGCCCATTGTCATCGCGGAAAGGGTTATTTTCAGGATCAACAGCCAATGTATCCGTTGCTTTATCCTGATACGAGAAATTGACATTGATCCGATTTCCATGCTGCGCCTCGATTTTATCTTTCATGTCAGCAATAATTTCCTCAAACGCAGACTGATGCTCGGGAGAAACAGTGAAATGAAGGTTTGAAACGTTACCGTCACACGCATAAAGGCAGCTTTCATACAAATGTTCCTGTACCGGCGTGGCAATATGCGTGGAGTATTTGTGGAACGGTAAAATCCCCTTTGGTTTTGAGGCAAAATCAAAATGCTTCGACGACAGCAACGCCTTAATGAAATAATAATCACGAAGGTCTTTGCTCAATGACTTGAAATTGGAGTAGTTTTTCTGTAGTGAAAGGCTGATTTCCTCATAAAAAGGAAATTTCTCCATTCCGACGAGGAATACGGACAACGCAGTGGCATTTTTCCGGTTGATATAAGCATTGATGGTTTCTTCCTCGATATGGAATTCATTCAGGAATTCGTTCAGGAATTTGAACATCCGGCTTGCAGCCCCTGATGCGGGAACGAACTTTTTCAGTTTATATCTGGAACGCATTTTCCCGAAGTAATCGGCATATCTGCTGTATTCTTCATCGGTAAGGCGCAATATTCCGTCTTCTTTGGTTGCCGGCCTGTCGAGAATGGTCTTGGAGATTCCTTTTGTAAAAACTCCGATATGGTTTTCTATCGTAAAAGGAGAAATGCCCTGCTTGTATATTTTGATGAAATCTTGGGATGAAAACCCCATTTCGCGGGCTTTTTCGAAATCCTTAAGGATGGCAACAGCGGTTTCTAATCTTTGTTTTTTATTTCCTGATAATATGATATACGGCTTTTCATTTTCAACCAGGGCCTTATGGAAAATGTCGAAAGTGCCTTTCCTGTCCAGCGGGCGGTCGCGCAAATCATCTTTTTCCCACGCAATATCAACATCAGTCAGGAAAAATAGATCGTATTTGTGCTTGCGTGCCGCTTTGTCCAGCATCGGATCGCAGAAATTATAATACATTTCTGAAAAGACTTTGGTGACCATTAAATTGGTATCGCAAAACAAATACTTATTGGCGGTAAGTAAGGCATCGTTTTCGGCTTTTACCTGACCGATGGCAATGGGTAACAGGTCTTCAGGTTCACATATTTTTTGTTCGGAATCCCATTTCTGCTGCAGGTAATCGCGGGCGAATTCAGGTGCCCAAACGGTTTCGAAATGCGTCGCTAATTGTTTGGCAAGCGTAGTTTTCCCGGTAGATTCAGGTCCGAAAAGTGCAATTTTTATAGTTGTTGTAGCTTGTTGCTTAAGATTCTCTTCCATTCTAAATAAGCCGAAATGGCCAGCAGTGTAAAAATTAAATATTGTAAGGACAGCATGCCCAATCCCCTGTAGGCATACAATGGCGTGACGATGATGTCACCGATAATCCACAGTGTCCAGTTCTCTATTTTCTTTTTGGCCATGTACCACATGCCGGTGAAGAACAGCCCGGAGGCAAAAATATCGACGTAATTGTCAGTATTGATTTGCTGGTCGAAAATTTTATAGAGGGCGTAAACTACAAAAATTGTGATAAAAAACAGCAGGATGCCTGTTAATTTTTCTTTACGATTGGTTCTGGTGATGGGGAGGTTTTGCTTATTATCACCGCTTTTTGCCCAATTGTACCAGCCGTAAAAACTCATGACGGTAAAATAAATATTGACCGACATGTCGCCGATGTAACCCGCAACATAAAGCAGGTAAGAGGTGATGATCGTGGCAATAAGACCGGTTGGATAGACCCAGATGTTTTCCTTTTTGGCAAACCAAACACTTAAAATTCCGAATACAAAAACAACAAATTCCAAAGCAGTTTGCCAGGCAGGGATGGTTTTATAATAATCAAGGAAGAAATCGGTCATGGTTCAATTTTCAAAAAAGTGGATGTCGTTTTCAAATGCGGTTCCGATGACGACCAGATCTGCGCCATTTTCGAAGGCTGTTTCAATACCCTGTTTGGTACGTATGCCACCGCCAACGATTAATGGGATTTTGATGCTTTCTGAAACCGTTTTAATGATTTCGAAAGGCACGGCGTTTTTGGCTCCGCTTCCGGCTTCGAGGTAAATGAGTTTGTTGCCGAGCATTTGTCCTGCTACAGCGGTGTGGACGATTTTGTCAATATCCGATATTGACAATGGCTCAGTTTTGCTGACTCTTGCCACTGCAGTTTCACTACCGCTTTCAATCAGAATGTAGCCGGTCGGGATGATTTCCAGGTTTGTCTGTGTCAATATCGGTGCGGCATCTACATGGTGACCAATCAGGAAATCGGGGTTGCGGCCTGATAATAATGAAAGAAAAAGTATCGCGTCCGCTTTATCGGAAATTTGCGATGGATTTCCGGGGAAAAGGATGACGGGCAGATGGCTCTCTTTTTTGAAATGCAAAACCAGTTCGCAGATGCGGTTCGTGGAAACATGGCTTCCGCCGATGAAAATATGGGTTGCCGGGGATATATTTATCTTTTGGGCCAAAAGTTCCAGTGCGTCCCAGTCGATTTTGTCTGGATCGAGTAAAATGGCGAGTAGCTTGCCGCTTTCTTTTTTAGCCGATAGGATGGCATTGTAAATGTTTCCCATGTTAATGGCGCTCGAAAAGGTAAACGATGGTGTATTCCGCGATTTCCTCAAAATAGACATCGAACTGTCTTTGAAGATTATTGAAATGCAATGTGGCTGTGGTTTTCTTATCAGACATTTCGAATAATTTTACATCGATATGGTCTTTGAAACTGATGCCTTTTTCATTCCGGATTTTAAAAACGGCTTCTTTTACGCCCCAATTCACGGTGAGTTTACTGATGTAATCGGGATCGTTTTTATCAAGAATAAAAGAGGGCTCAATGAATTTATCGGCGATGATGGCAATCTTGTCGCGCCGAAGTTCCAGGTCGACTCCGGTGATGCGGTCACTGATGATGATGGCGGAATATTCATATGAATGCGAAATGGAAATGTGCTTTCCATCGGTTAAATGTGGCTTACCGAATTCATCGTAATACAAATCTGAATCCTGGTAGCCCAAAGAAAGCAAGAGCTGGCGAACGCTCAGGAAACCACAACGGTGCGCATCGGATTTCATGTTGCGCAGACGATCGAGGCTTCTTTGTGTCAGGTGCAATCCTTCGGACAGCATTTCGGCGGTCTCGGTGATGTTCCAGAGCAGGATTTGCGTGTCGGGGAAGCAATTTATGGTTTTGTGGAGCGGCACTGTATGAATTACAAATTAGGAATTAGGAATTACGAACGAAATCGTTAATTTATCGTGGAAGCCCTAGCCCCGATGGAGGCGGCATCCTTTTTCCTGCTCCTTTAGCAGGGAAAAGATATAGCGGACAGCGGGATTGGCTCCTGAAAAATATTATCCGATTAATACTCAAAAACTTACAGCGAAAGTGAATTTATAATTCTGATGGAAATCCTTTTAAATAAAAAGTAATTCCGTAATTTTGCGCCTGAAATTTTTACACTTACAAATATAATATAAATGAGTACGACAACGATGCCTTTTGTGGCTTACAAAGTAAAAGACATTTCCCTGGCTGCGTGGGGAAGAAAAGAGATTGAACTGGCTGAGGCCGAAATGCCGGGATTGATGGCACTTCGCGCGGAATACAAGGATGAACAGCCGTTGAAAGGCGCGCGTATTGCTGGTTGCTTACACATGACAATCCAGACTGCGGTTTTGATTGAAACATTAATCGCTTTGGGCGCTGAAGTGACCTGGTCATCATGTAACATTTTCTCTACCCAGGATCAGGCTGCTGCTGCGATTGCTGCTGCGGGAATCCAGGTGTATGCATGGAAAGGTCTTGATGAGGAATCGTTTGACTGGTGTATCGAGCAGACATTATTCTTTGGAGAAGACCGTCAGCCGTTGAACATGATCCTTGATGATGGTGGCGATTTGACGAACATGGTTTTTGACCGTTACCCGGAATTGGTTGATGGAATCAGAGGTTTGTCTGAAGAGACCACGACTGGTGTTCACAGACTTTATGAAAGAATGAAAAACGGGACTTTGGTGATGCCGGCAATCAATGTGAATGATTCGGTGACCAAGTCTAAATTTGATAACAAATACGGTTGCAAGGAATCTGCTGTTGATGCGATCCGTCGTGCAACTGACTTGATGCTTGCCGGAAAACGCGTTGTCGTTTGTGGTTATGGCGATGTTGGTAAAGGTACTGCGGCTTCTTTCCGTGGTGCGGGTTCTATCGTAACAGTTACTGAAATCGACCCAATCTGTGCTTTACAGGCTGCAATGGATGGTTTTGAAGTGAAAAAACTGAATACTGTTATTGCCAATGCTGATATCATCATCACGACTACAGGAAACAAGGATATCGTTTTGGGTAGCCATTTCGAGCAGATGAAAGACAAAGCTATCGTTTGTAACATCGGTCACTTTGACAATGAGATCGACATGGCATGGTTAAACAAAAACCATGGCGCATCTAAAGTGGAAATCAAGCCACAGGTTGATAAATATACGATTACAGGAAAAGACATTATCATTCTGGCGGAAGGTCGTTTGGTAAATCTTGGTTGTGCTACAGGTCACCCGAGTTTTGTAATGAGTAATTCATTTACAAACCAGACTCTGGCGCAAATTGAATTGTGGAAAAACAGTGCGAACTACAACAATGAGGTTTATATGCTTCCTAAGCATTTAGATGAAAAAGTAGCGGCGCTGCACCTTGCCAAATTAGGCGTTGAGCTGGAAACTTTGAGAGAAGACCAGGCTGCTTATATTGGTGTTGGTGTGGAAGGGCCGTTTAAGCCGGAGTATTACAGATACTAGTCTTTGGATTTTAAGACTGTAAGGTTATAGGAAAACCCTCGCTGCAAAGTGGGGGTTTTTTAATTAGGTAATTTGGCAATTAGAAAATGAGATAATTAACGAATGATATTTATGATGTAGTGAGGGGTTGTTCATTTAAAATTACACAACGTATTTCTTTGCATGTCGCTCCGCCCTCCGCTTCGCAGGCGGGCACCTGCATTTCGAAGATTCCGACACGAGCGCAGCGAACTGGCGAAGCAAAAAATTAAACATTGTTTGAGCGCAGCGAGTTTGTTTAATTTAGGAATCGAGGAATAGCAGGTCGCCGACCCTAGGCCAACGGCCGAACTGGGCGAAGCCAGAAGAGGTCGGCTTGACATCGAAGATTCATGAATACCTATGAAAATATTAACGCATGAATAATTATTGCTTCTTTTGTTTAGCTACGCTCAGTCGGCTACGCCTCTGGTCAAGACAAAAGAAGAAGACGTTACAGCTAAAAACAAAAAACCCACTTCTCTCGAAATGGGTTTTCCTATGCTTGTTTTGTAATTCTTAAGCTTCAACTTCGAATGGAAGGATAGAAACATATGATTTATTGTCTCCTTTTTTCTGGAATTTTACAATCCCGTCCACCCTAGCGTGCAATGTGTGATCTTTGCTGATGTACACATTAGCGCCCGGATTGTGCTTAGAACCTCTTTGTCTTACGATGATGTTCCCTGCGATCGCAGCCTGGCCACCATAAATCTTCACGCCTAGACGTTTCGATTCTGATTCCCTACCGTTCTTGGAACTACCGACACCTTTTTTGTGAGCCATGACGTTATACTTTTAAAAATTAATTATTTTCTTCAGTTGTGGTCTCCTCGGTTGCAGTTTCTTTCTTCGCAGCAGCTTTCTTCTTAGGAGCACCAAAAGTGATTCCCGAGATCTGGATCTGCGTCAATGACTGACGGTGACCGTTTTTCTTCTTGTAACCTTTTCTTCTTTTCTTCTTGAAAACGATTACTTTTTCTCCTTTTAAGTGTGATAACACTTTGGCTTCTACTGAAGCACCTTCTATAGCCGGGGCGCCCAAGGTGATTGTTCCGTTGTCATCCAACAAAAGTACTTTCCCGAATGATACGGAAGCACCTTCATCATCAGACAGCCTGTGAACATAAACCTTAAGGT
This genomic stretch from Flavobacterium pallidum harbors:
- a CDS encoding 4'-phosphopantetheinyl transferase family protein, which produces MPLHKTINCFPDTQILLWNITETAEMLSEGLHLTQRSLDRLRNMKSDAHRCGFLSVRQLLLSLGYQDSDLYYDEFGKPHLTDGKHISISHSYEYSAIIISDRITGVDLELRRDKIAIIADKFIEPSFILDKNDPDYISKLTVNWGVKEAVFKIRNEKGISFKDHIDVKLFEMSDKKTTATLHFNNLQRQFDVYFEEIAEYTIVYLFERH
- the rpmA gene encoding 50S ribosomal protein L27 — translated: MAHKKGVGSSKNGRESESKRLGVKIYGGQAAIAGNIIVRQRGSKHNPGANVYISKDHTLHARVDGIVKFQKKGDNKSYVSILPFEVEA
- the rplU gene encoding 50S ribosomal protein L21 — encoded protein: MYAIVEIAGQQFKVSKDLKVYVHRLSDDEGASVSFGKVLLLDDNGTITLGAPAIEGASVEAKVLSHLKGEKVIVFKKKRRKGYKKKNGHRQSLTQIQISGITFGAPKKKAAAKKETATEETTTEENN
- a CDS encoding DUF4301 family protein, producing MEENLKQQATTTIKIALFGPESTGKTTLAKQLATHFETVWAPEFARDYLQQKWDSEQKICEPEDLLPIAIGQVKAENDALLTANKYLFCDTNLMVTKVFSEMYYNFCDPMLDKAARKHKYDLFFLTDVDIAWEKDDLRDRPLDRKGTFDIFHKALVENEKPYIILSGNKKQRLETAVAILKDFEKAREMGFSSQDFIKIYKQGISPFTIENHIGVFTKGISKTILDRPATKEDGILRLTDEEYSRYADYFGKMRSRYKLKKFVPASGAASRMFKFLNEFLNEFHIEEETINAYINRKNATALSVFLVGMEKFPFYEEISLSLQKNYSNFKSLSKDLRDYYFIKALLSSKHFDFASKPKGILPFHKYSTHIATPVQEHLYESCLYACDGNVSNLHFTVSPEHQSAFEEIIADMKDKIEAQHGNRINVNFSYQDKATDTLAVDPENNPFRDDNGQLVFRPGGHGALIQNLNSLDADIVFIKNIDNVIQNHIEEIALYKKALAGVMIELQQKIYGYLDRMESGNMGEKDIPEIIAFAKEKLNINIIEDFEKYTLNNKQEYLKEILNRPIRICGMVKNEGEPGGGPFWVLDKKGTISLQIVESSQVDLQNPAQLEILKSATHFNPVDLVCGLKDHKGKKFDLLQFIDQNSGFIVEKNKNGRPLKAYELPGLWNGAMARWITVFVQVPLVTFNPVKTVNDLLKPLHQPQ
- a CDS encoding geranylgeranylglyceryl/heptaprenylglyceryl phosphate synthase, which produces MGNIYNAILSAKKESGKLLAILLDPDKIDWDALELLAQKINISPATHIFIGGSHVSTNRICELVLHFKKESHLPVILFPGNPSQISDKADAILFLSLLSGRNPDFLIGHHVDAAPILTQTNLEIIPTGYILIESGSETAVARVSKTEPLSISDIDKIVHTAVAGQMLGNKLIYLEAGSGAKNAVPFEIIKTVSESIKIPLIVGGGIRTKQGIETAFENGADLVVIGTAFENDIHFFEN
- the ahcY gene encoding adenosylhomocysteinase → MSTTTMPFVAYKVKDISLAAWGRKEIELAEAEMPGLMALRAEYKDEQPLKGARIAGCLHMTIQTAVLIETLIALGAEVTWSSCNIFSTQDQAAAAIAAAGIQVYAWKGLDEESFDWCIEQTLFFGEDRQPLNMILDDGGDLTNMVFDRYPELVDGIRGLSEETTTGVHRLYERMKNGTLVMPAINVNDSVTKSKFDNKYGCKESAVDAIRRATDLMLAGKRVVVCGYGDVGKGTAASFRGAGSIVTVTEIDPICALQAAMDGFEVKKLNTVIANADIIITTTGNKDIVLGSHFEQMKDKAIVCNIGHFDNEIDMAWLNKNHGASKVEIKPQVDKYTITGKDIIILAEGRLVNLGCATGHPSFVMSNSFTNQTLAQIELWKNSANYNNEVYMLPKHLDEKVAALHLAKLGVELETLREDQAAYIGVGVEGPFKPEYYRY
- the pnuC gene encoding nicotinamide riboside transporter PnuC: MTDFFLDYYKTIPAWQTALEFVVFVFGILSVWFAKKENIWVYPTGLIATIITSYLLYVAGYIGDMSVNIYFTVMSFYGWYNWAKSGDNKQNLPITRTNRKEKLTGILLFFITIFVVYALYKIFDQQINTDNYVDIFASGLFFTGMWYMAKKKIENWTLWIIGDIIVTPLYAYRGLGMLSLQYLIFTLLAISAYLEWKRILSNKLQQL